The region CCGGTGATCGGCGCGATCAACGGCGTGGCCATCACCGGCGGCTTCGAACTGGCGCTGGCATGTGACGTGCTGATTGCCAGCGAGAACGCGCGCTTTGCCGATACCCATGCGCGCGTTGGCATCATGCCGGGGTGGGGCCTGTCGCAGAAGCTGTCGCGGATAATCGGCATATCGCGGGCCAAGGAGCTTTCGCTGACGGGCAACTTCATCGGGGCCGAGCAGGCCTGCGCATGGGGGCTGGTCAACCGGGTGGTTCCGGCGGCAGACCTTCTCGCAACCTGCATTGCGCTGGCGCAGGACATGGCGAGCATCGAGCCGCGTATGACCATGGCTTACAAGGCCCTGATCGGCGACGGCTATGCTTTGCCCCTCGGTGAGGTACTGGCGCTTGAAGGCCAGGTTTCCCGTGCGATGAATGGGAAGGTTGAGGCGGGCGAAGTCGAGGCTCGCCGCCGTGCGGTGATGGAGCGAGGCCGCACGCAAAGGTAAAGCGTGCCTGCGATGCTCGTCAGGAGCGCGCGGGTGAAACCGGCGCGGCAGCAGAGGCGGCTTGCTTCAATGGCGCGCCACAGAACAGGATCGAGGTCAGGTTGGTGGTGCGGACGGCGAGGTAGCTCAACACCGCCAGCAGCAGGACGGCGGCTGCGCTGACCAGCCATTGCGCTTCGGCGGGCAGGGGCAACGCCCGTGCCTGCGGCAGGACGATCATCGCCCAGACAAGGTGGAAGAGATAGATCGCCAGCGCACCGTCGACGAAGAAGGTGACGACCTTGCTCGGCCCTCTCACCGCCCAGGCCAGCAGGCGGAACAGAGCCAGCGACATGAGATAGGCCAGCGGCAGTTCGAGCGCGCGCAGGGTCAGCGTCCCTGCGAGATTGGGGTAGATTTCCTTGCAGAGCGCGGGTCGGATAAGCGGATCGAGCGGGACGTATGGCACCAGCAGAACCACGATGCCAGGGATGATCCAGCGGCTGCGCAGCGCGAAGATCCTCTCGCCAAGCTGGCCGTGCCACGCCAGCACGCCAAGCGCGAAACCCGCCGCGTGGAACACGTATTGCTGCCACAGCAGGGTTTCGCTCGGTGCGTTCGGGATGGGCGGGACCTGTTCGAGTGCGTAACGCAACAGGCCCCACAGCGCGAGGGAAGCCAGTAGTATCAGCGCTCCGGGGCCTTCGAGCAGCATGGCGCGCTGGACGCCGGAGCCGGGCCGCAAGCGCTGCATCGGTACGGCGGCGTATGTGACGCAGAAGCCCAGCAGCACGACCAGAAACCACAGATGATCGAGCGCCAAGGGCAGGCCGAGAAACATCGGCGATGACTTGTGCAGCAGCAGGTCCTGCAGGTGGAACTGCAGAGCGCCGAGAGTGAGAAGGCTCGCCGCGAATGGCAGGCCAAGCCGCCGGGTCCGCTCCGCCAGCCACGCCTTCGTGCCTTTCCGCTCGCGGATCATGCCGGCAAAGTACCCGGCCAGCATGAAGAACGCGAACATGCGGAACACATGGGTGAGAGACGCCAAACCACCGATCAGCAGCGACTGCTGAAAGTCCACTGCGGGCGGCGTGCTCTCGAAGATTGCCTTGGTGGCAACGTGAAACGGCAGGCCCAGCAGCAGCAGCAAGGCGCGGGCGGCATCGAGATGGTGCAGGCGTTTCGCGGGCGAGGACATTGTCGCGCTTTAGCGGCTCACACCCGTCTAAGCGAGATAGGCATTCCCATCCGTGGCATCTTGGACTGAGGGCGGGCGTTAGGGTGAAAGTAACCACCACCGTCTAGTCTGACACGCTGAAAATCCTGCAACTTTTGCTTGAACGAAACTGTCTGATGGTCAGAGGCATATTCAGGGGCTGGGAAGGCAGGGGACTTCTGCAAGTGCAGACAGCTCTTCGGCGAAGACCCCTGTCAGCTCGCCAGCGTCCGATCACGTCGATTCAGCGGTCCGGCTTGCGGTTCTCGACGGGTTCGAAGAGGGCGGTCTCGGCTGGCTCTGGGCCACGGACGGCGAGGGCCGGTTGCGTTATATCACGCAGACGATTCTCGACCACGCCCAGTCTTATATCGGGCGCCCGTTCACGAGCGTGGTCGAAACCGACAGCAGCGCGGCTGCCGGCCAGCCGTCGCGTTCGCTGGCCTTCCAGTTTTCTGCCCACAGCCGGATATCCGATGTCATCGTGCGCTTTGCCGTCCGCCGGGATGACCAGCGCTGGTGGTCCTTGTCGGGACAGCCAAGGTACACGCCGGAGGGCACGTTCACCGGTTACGTGGGCTTTGCCCGTGACGTGACGCAGGAATATGCGCGACAGCGAGAGGATGAACGCGCCGCCGAGTTCGACTCGCTGACAGGCC is a window of Novosphingobium sp. THN1 DNA encoding:
- a CDS encoding acyltransferase family protein gives rise to the protein MSSPAKRLHHLDAARALLLLLGLPFHVATKAIFESTPPAVDFQQSLLIGGLASLTHVFRMFAFFMLAGYFAGMIRERKGTKAWLAERTRRLGLPFAASLLTLGALQFHLQDLLLHKSSPMFLGLPLALDHLWFLVVLLGFCVTYAAVPMQRLRPGSGVQRAMLLEGPGALILLASLALWGLLRYALEQVPPIPNAPSETLLWQQYVFHAAGFALGVLAWHGQLGERIFALRSRWIIPGIVVLLVPYVPLDPLIRPALCKEIYPNLAGTLTLRALELPLAYLMSLALFRLLAWAVRGPSKVVTFFVDGALAIYLFHLVWAMIVLPQARALPLPAEAQWLVSAAAVLLLAVLSYLAVRTTNLTSILFCGAPLKQAASAAAPVSPARS
- a CDS encoding enoyl-CoA hydratase gives rise to the protein MLVKVERHDGVAVVTLNRPEAMNALSSALRSALAQVMRDVDADDSIRAVVLTGAGERAFTAGLDLKELGSDTSKLGDANAGEAERNPVKAVEHCRKPVIGAINGVAITGGFELALACDVLIASENARFADTHARVGIMPGWGLSQKLSRIIGISRAKELSLTGNFIGAEQACAWGLVNRVVPAADLLATCIALAQDMASIEPRMTMAYKALIGDGYALPLGEVLALEGQVSRAMNGKVEAGEVEARRRAVMERGRTQR